A window of Hymenobacter aerilatus contains these coding sequences:
- a CDS encoding NAD-dependent epimerase/dehydratase family protein, giving the protein MAALLTSRDDLDIIPSLIESNILFGTQLLQTLRQTPVEVFINTGTFAEYLYGDGQYNSSYLYSATKTAFHAMIRYYQQLIGFKVINVIPYTVYGQVDTQPKIMDIIYNSFLQKDAINMSGGEQTLDFVHIDDVVAFYALLIDKIDSLVNPWEDYHLGTGKGHTLRQLAQLFQAQLGLPENINWGALPYRPRDTMYSVAPIAKLIAHFGWVPATVIQSGVTKFIAGKQIAAS; this is encoded by the coding sequence TTGGCGGCGTTGCTCACCAGCAGAGATGATTTAGATATCATCCCGAGCCTGATAGAAAGCAATATCCTGTTTGGAACTCAGCTGTTGCAAACCTTGAGGCAGACGCCTGTCGAAGTATTTATCAACACCGGAACCTTCGCCGAATACCTGTACGGCGATGGACAGTATAACTCTTCCTACCTGTACTCGGCGACTAAAACGGCTTTCCATGCCATGATTAGATACTACCAGCAATTAATAGGCTTTAAGGTCATCAACGTAATTCCATACACTGTGTACGGACAGGTCGATACGCAGCCCAAGATTATGGATATAATATACAACAGCTTCTTACAGAAAGACGCTATCAATATGTCGGGCGGCGAGCAAACGCTGGATTTTGTGCATATTGATGATGTAGTAGCTTTCTATGCGCTGTTGATTGACAAAATAGACTCACTCGTCAATCCTTGGGAGGACTACCATCTGGGTACTGGAAAAGGGCATACACTAAGGCAGCTGGCGCAATTATTTCAAGCACAGCTAGGCTTGCCGGAAAACATAAACTGGGGCGCCCTGCCTTATCGGCCGCGCGATACCATGTATTCGGTAGCCCCGATTGCTAAATTGATAGCTCATTTTGGCTGGGTACCCGCTACAGTGATACAGTCAGGGGTGACAAAGTTCATCGCTGGCAAACAGATTGCAGCATCTTAA
- a CDS encoding glycosyltransferase family 2 protein: MQPYPSLSVVIPSWNQGRFIERTLLSILKQDYPGDVQIIVSDGGSTDETVEVLKKYEDKITWWSARDKGFVDAVTKGLAQATGELIAIQSSDDYYLPGAFRRMAEAFQQHPEAGFISGGEYGIDLQDQIEYANSFTGPITPHSILFRFVPAQHATFVRREVLDKTEGMRVEVDMCADIDLWYRVAHFAPGYAIPDMLAAYQLHPDQRTATSPKWFPNLVKMVESCEQIPAYGSKFRLTEEERRNLYTYWEINWTNKRSPTEARPIAFRKLPGLLTYSPRTQRTILGASVTPLVKRLVPTSVLKALRPTAASTAPAAIDLSWWRN, translated from the coding sequence GTGCAGCCTTACCCTTCGCTTTCTGTCGTCATTCCCTCCTGGAATCAAGGTCGATTCATTGAGCGCACACTCCTAAGCATCCTAAAGCAGGATTACCCTGGTGACGTGCAAATAATCGTTTCTGATGGGGGGTCAACAGATGAAACGGTAGAAGTGCTAAAGAAATATGAGGATAAAATAACCTGGTGGTCTGCCCGCGACAAAGGATTTGTGGATGCTGTAACAAAAGGGCTGGCGCAGGCTACGGGGGAGCTTATTGCTATTCAGAGCAGTGATGACTACTATCTGCCCGGTGCTTTTCGTCGTATGGCAGAAGCCTTTCAGCAGCATCCGGAAGCAGGCTTCATCTCGGGAGGCGAGTATGGCATTGATCTACAGGACCAGATAGAGTACGCAAACTCTTTTACAGGGCCCATTACACCTCATTCCATCCTCTTTCGGTTTGTACCAGCTCAACACGCTACATTCGTACGACGGGAAGTCTTAGACAAAACGGAGGGCATGCGTGTAGAGGTAGATATGTGCGCTGATATTGATTTATGGTACCGGGTGGCTCATTTCGCGCCCGGCTATGCCATTCCGGATATGCTAGCCGCTTACCAGCTGCACCCCGATCAGCGCACGGCTACCTCGCCAAAATGGTTTCCAAACCTGGTGAAGATGGTAGAAAGCTGTGAGCAGATTCCCGCCTACGGCTCCAAGTTTCGTCTCACAGAGGAAGAGAGACGAAATTTGTATACCTATTGGGAAATCAATTGGACAAATAAGCGCAGCCCTACCGAAGCAAGGCCCATTGCTTTTCGCAAACTGCCCGGCTTATTAACCTACAGCCCGCGTACGCAACGGACAATTTTGGGCGCTTCTGTCACTCCTTTGGTTAAGCGTCTGGTACCTACCAGCGTATTGAAAGCGCTACGGCCTACTGCTGCATCGACAGCTCCTGCAGCAATAGATTTGAGCTGGTGGCGAAACTAA
- a CDS encoding sugar 3,4-ketoisomerase → MSTVQTWGKPRLIEFPKLGNPAEGYISVSEQNTLIPFEVKRSFWTYFTPESIVRGRHAHYQTEQVLIAVTGRIIVTTEMADGTIELFRLEDPNKGVYIPPNTWHTMQYSHTAVQLVFASSIYDEADYIRSYADFQRVWG, encoded by the coding sequence ATGAGCACTGTGCAGACCTGGGGTAAGCCTAGACTAATTGAATTTCCGAAGCTGGGAAACCCAGCAGAAGGGTATATCTCAGTAAGTGAGCAGAATACTTTAATTCCCTTCGAAGTAAAGCGCAGTTTTTGGACGTACTTCACCCCTGAAAGTATTGTGAGGGGACGCCACGCGCATTATCAAACTGAGCAAGTACTTATTGCCGTCACAGGACGAATAATTGTTACAACCGAAATGGCGGATGGTACAATTGAGCTGTTTCGATTAGAAGATCCTAATAAGGGCGTATACATTCCACCGAACACGTGGCATACCATGCAGTACTCTCATACTGCTGTGCAACTGGTCTTTGCTTCTTCCATCTACGATGAAGCTGATTATATTAGAAGCTACGCAGATTTTCAACGGGTATGGGGGTAG
- a CDS encoding glycosyltransferase family 2 protein, translated as MPKLSIIIPCYYNEENIPVTTRELIANETLFPPEVTFEYVLVDDGSKDKTLQTLLAFRDAYPDKVRILELAGNVGSYNAIVAGMEYATGDCMAIITADMQDPPELMVQMYGYWKQGIKLIIGNRQDREETGLQKWFAEVFHKTMKSIALPNIPDGGFDFVFFDRQVCEHVVGLQERNSNLFYLMVWLGYPYVNIPYVRRKREIGKSRWTLKKKIKLLIDSILAFSFFPIRAISVMGILLGIGALFYAFYIIGLKIVGDIEVEGWTTLMLVLLFVSAFQMIALGIIGEYVWRGLDATRKRPLYVVKDVYQSEKANLK; from the coding sequence ATGCCTAAGCTTTCCATTATCATTCCTTGCTATTACAACGAAGAGAATATACCTGTTACAACCCGCGAACTGATTGCAAACGAAACCTTATTTCCACCAGAAGTGACATTTGAGTATGTACTGGTGGATGATGGCTCTAAAGATAAAACGTTACAGACTTTACTAGCATTTCGGGATGCCTACCCTGATAAAGTTAGAATACTGGAGCTAGCCGGGAATGTAGGTTCTTATAATGCCATTGTAGCTGGTATGGAGTATGCCACTGGTGATTGCATGGCCATTATTACAGCTGACATGCAAGACCCTCCTGAGTTGATGGTGCAGATGTATGGCTATTGGAAGCAGGGAATAAAGTTGATTATTGGCAACCGTCAGGATAGAGAGGAAACTGGGCTACAGAAGTGGTTTGCGGAGGTGTTTCACAAAACGATGAAGAGTATTGCGTTGCCGAATATTCCGGATGGCGGGTTCGACTTCGTATTCTTCGACCGTCAGGTATGTGAACACGTAGTAGGTTTGCAGGAACGGAACAGTAACCTGTTCTACCTCATGGTGTGGCTGGGATATCCATATGTAAATATTCCTTATGTGCGTCGAAAACGCGAAATTGGTAAATCGCGATGGACGCTGAAGAAAAAAATAAAGCTTCTAATCGATTCAATTCTGGCTTTTTCCTTCTTTCCTATTCGGGCAATATCCGTGATGGGAATATTATTAGGAATAGGAGCCCTGTTCTACGCATTCTACATCATCGGTCTGAAAATAGTAGGGGATATTGAGGTAGAAGGCTGGACTACGCTAATGCTCGTCTTGCTTTTTGTTTCAGCCTTCCAAATGATTGCCCTTGGTATCATTGGCGAATACGTATGGCGCGGACTGGATGCAACTCGCAAACGCCCTTTATATGTAGTGAAGGATGTATACCAATCCGAAAAAGCAAATCTGAAATAA
- the rfbF gene encoding glucose-1-phosphate cytidylyltransferase encodes MKVVILAGGLGTRLSEETVLKPKPMVEIGDMPILWHIMKIYSSHGFNDFVICLGYKGYVIKEYFANYFLHKSDVTINLKENSMQVHDSFAEPWNITLVDTGLNTMTGGRIKRVKQHIGNETFLLTYGDGVSDVNITDAVAYHQKNGKLCTVTAVQPSGRFGALNFSEQDEVTSFTEKPKGDGAWINGGYFVCEPAVIDYIEDDATIWEREPLEQIAAANQMQAYKHHGFWKPMDTLRDKVELETEWQQGQAKWKTW; translated from the coding sequence ATGAAAGTAGTTATTCTGGCAGGTGGCCTAGGTACGCGGCTTTCCGAGGAAACGGTGCTTAAACCGAAGCCGATGGTAGAGATTGGTGATATGCCTATTTTGTGGCATATCATGAAAATATATTCGTCGCACGGCTTCAACGATTTTGTGATTTGCCTAGGCTACAAGGGCTATGTTATAAAGGAATACTTTGCTAACTACTTTCTGCACAAATCGGATGTGACTATTAACCTGAAAGAAAATAGTATGCAGGTGCACGATAGTTTCGCTGAGCCGTGGAATATCACTCTAGTTGATACTGGCCTGAATACCATGACCGGGGGGCGCATCAAGCGGGTAAAGCAGCATATTGGCAACGAGACGTTTTTACTGACCTACGGCGACGGGGTGTCGGATGTCAACATCACGGACGCGGTGGCCTACCACCAAAAAAATGGCAAGTTGTGCACCGTGACGGCGGTGCAACCTAGTGGCCGGTTTGGCGCCCTCAACTTCAGTGAACAGGACGAAGTAACTTCCTTCACGGAAAAGCCTAAAGGTGATGGTGCCTGGATTAATGGAGGCTATTTTGTGTGCGAACCAGCGGTAATCGACTACATCGAAGACGATGCCACCATCTGGGAGCGAGAGCCGTTAGAACAGATTGCCGCCGCTAACCAAATGCAGGCCTACAAGCACCATGGCTTCTGGAAGCCAATGGACACGTTGCGCGATAAGGTAGAATTGGAAACCGAATGGCAGCAAGGCCAGGCTAAATGGAAAACATGGTAG
- the rfbG gene encoding CDP-glucose 4,6-dehydratase: MVAGQTDLRTAYQGKRVFLTGHTGFKGSWMLQWLHLLGAQVKGYALAPEQADDLYNLIEGDTLCESVIADLRDAARLEQEIVAFQPDFIFHLAAQPLVRLSYAIPAETFMVNAIGTAYVLDAVRKLPMPCTVVLITTDKVYENKEWLYPYRETDRLGGYDPYSASKTCAEVVINSYTQSFFNPAAFAEHQKGIASARAGNVIGGGDWAKDRIIPDIVRALRSAQPVTVRNPQAVRPWQHVLEPLGGYLLLGAKLAVEPLRYGGSWNFGPYAEDNKVVEELVQTALQIWGSGTYNKPVLTNQPHEAGLLKLDISKAVGGLGWKPQYLAEQAIAKTLEWYKAFHEQRAAIQQFTVQQINAFARHES, encoded by the coding sequence ATGGTAGCTGGACAAACGGATTTGCGGACAGCTTATCAAGGCAAAAGGGTATTTCTCACCGGGCACACCGGCTTTAAAGGCAGCTGGATGCTTCAGTGGCTGCACTTGCTGGGCGCCCAGGTGAAAGGCTACGCTCTGGCTCCCGAACAGGCCGACGACCTGTATAACCTGATAGAAGGGGATACGTTGTGCGAGTCGGTAATCGCTGACCTGCGCGATGCCGCCCGCCTGGAGCAGGAGATAGTGGCGTTTCAGCCGGATTTCATCTTCCATCTGGCCGCGCAGCCATTGGTACGGCTTTCGTACGCCATTCCGGCTGAAACCTTTATGGTCAACGCCATTGGTACAGCTTACGTGCTGGATGCCGTGCGTAAGCTGCCAATGCCCTGCACCGTTGTTCTTATCACCACCGATAAGGTGTATGAGAACAAGGAGTGGCTGTACCCATACCGCGAAACTGACCGGCTGGGCGGTTATGACCCATATAGTGCCAGCAAGACCTGCGCCGAGGTGGTTATCAATTCGTACACGCAGTCGTTTTTCAATCCGGCGGCTTTTGCCGAGCATCAGAAAGGTATTGCTAGTGCCCGTGCCGGCAACGTTATTGGGGGCGGCGACTGGGCCAAGGACCGGATTATTCCCGACATCGTTCGGGCTTTGCGAAGCGCGCAGCCCGTAACCGTGCGTAACCCGCAGGCGGTGCGGCCGTGGCAGCACGTACTGGAGCCTCTGGGCGGCTATCTGCTGCTGGGGGCCAAACTGGCTGTCGAGCCGCTGCGCTACGGGGGTAGCTGGAATTTCGGGCCGTATGCCGAAGACAACAAAGTGGTGGAAGAGCTGGTGCAGACCGCCCTGCAGATATGGGGCAGCGGCACCTACAACAAGCCGGTGCTTACCAACCAGCCCCACGAAGCCGGCTTACTGAAGCTGGACATCAGCAAGGCCGTTGGTGGGCTGGGGTGGAAGCCACAGTATCTGGCCGAGCAAGCCATTGCGAAGACCCTGGAGTGGTACAAGGCTTTCCACGAGCAGCGGGCTGCTATACAGCAGTTTACCGTTCAACAAATCAACGCATTTGCCCGCCATGAAAGCTAA
- a CDS encoding ABC transporter permease, translating into MSVPKEIIPANYVVADMQSKESWTEVIEPRTSLLDLRLGDVWRYRDLVMMFVRRDFVSTYKQTILGPIWFFIQPLLTTITFIIIFGRVAKLSTDGLPPVIFYLAGVTVWSYFSQTLTATSTVFISNAAIFGKVYFPRLTMPVSIVVSNIVRFLIQFGLFVAIWLYYLLRGESSIHPNWLIALTPVLLLMMGLLSLGLGMIFSSLTTKYRDLSLLLTFGMQLLMYATPVIYPLSSIPEKYKWLILANPMSAVVETFRYAFLGSGSFHWGYLAYSACFTAIALFLGTIIFNKVEKSFTDTV; encoded by the coding sequence GTGTCTGTACCAAAAGAAATAATACCGGCTAATTACGTAGTAGCCGATATGCAGTCTAAGGAGAGTTGGACGGAAGTCATTGAGCCCCGAACCAGCCTGTTGGATTTGCGCCTGGGCGACGTGTGGCGCTACCGGGATTTAGTGATGATGTTTGTGCGGCGCGACTTTGTGTCCACGTATAAGCAAACCATCCTCGGGCCTATTTGGTTTTTCATCCAGCCCCTGCTCACTACCATCACCTTCATCATCATCTTCGGTCGGGTAGCTAAGCTATCCACGGATGGGTTGCCGCCCGTGATATTCTATCTGGCTGGTGTTACGGTGTGGAGCTATTTCTCCCAGACACTCACGGCAACGTCTACAGTATTTATTTCCAACGCAGCCATTTTCGGTAAGGTCTATTTTCCGAGGCTGACGATGCCGGTGTCGATTGTAGTGTCTAACATTGTCCGGTTCCTGATTCAATTCGGGCTATTCGTTGCTATCTGGCTGTACTATCTGTTACGTGGTGAGAGTTCTATTCATCCTAACTGGCTGATTGCTCTCACGCCCGTATTGCTTCTTATGATGGGACTGCTGTCACTGGGGCTAGGCATGATCTTCAGCTCGCTAACCACCAAGTATCGGGACTTGTCGCTGCTACTCACGTTTGGTATGCAGCTGCTTATGTACGCCACGCCGGTTATCTATCCGCTGTCCAGCATTCCGGAGAAGTATAAATGGCTGATCCTGGCCAACCCGATGAGCGCGGTTGTGGAAACCTTCCGGTATGCGTTTCTGGGCTCTGGCTCTTTCCACTGGGGTTATCTGGCATACAGTGCCTGCTTCACGGCTATTGCCCTGTTTTTGGGTACTATCATCTTCAACAAAGTAGAGAAGAGTTTTACCGATACGGTATAA
- the rfbC gene encoding dTDP-4-dehydrorhamnose 3,5-epimerase codes for MKANPTALAGVLLLENFVSHDKRGTFIKTFHANSFGAEQLTVDFRESYYSVSHKDVIRGMHFQRPPHEHDKLVYVTQGSILDVIVDLRPDSPSYLQHVAIQLNEHISSVYIPRGCAHGFLTLSDTATVVYNVTSVYEPSADAGIRWDSIGFDWPVTEPIVSGRDNSFVNLEDFDSEF; via the coding sequence ATGAAAGCTAATCCAACGGCGCTGGCCGGCGTGCTGCTGCTAGAGAACTTCGTTAGCCACGATAAGCGCGGAACATTCATCAAAACATTCCACGCCAATTCTTTCGGCGCTGAGCAGCTAACCGTGGACTTCCGCGAGAGTTATTACTCGGTGTCGCACAAAGACGTAATCCGGGGCATGCACTTTCAGCGGCCGCCGCACGAGCACGACAAGCTGGTGTACGTAACGCAGGGTAGCATCTTGGATGTAATAGTGGATTTGCGGCCGGATTCGCCTTCTTATCTACAGCACGTCGCCATTCAGCTCAATGAGCACATTAGCTCGGTGTACATCCCGCGTGGTTGCGCGCACGGCTTCCTCACGCTCAGCGACACGGCTACGGTGGTATACAACGTAACCAGCGTGTATGAGCCCAGCGCCGATGCCGGCATTCGGTGGGATTCCATCGGCTTCGACTGGCCAGTGACGGAACCCATTGTGTCAGGCCGGGACAATAGTTTTGTCAATTTGGAAGATTTCGATTCAGAATTTTAG
- a CDS encoding NAD-dependent epimerase/dehydratase family protein yields MNILITGATGSIGKVLTGVLGAKRHTLAIVARNSAKANELFGDGMVTVIDLEGADWPAKVVAFAPKQLFIWRRCSPAEMI; encoded by the coding sequence ATGAATATACTCATCACCGGTGCTACGGGCTCTATCGGCAAGGTGCTTACTGGCGTCTTAGGCGCAAAGAGGCATACGTTGGCCATTGTGGCCCGGAATTCTGCAAAAGCCAACGAGCTATTCGGTGATGGAATGGTAACCGTCATCGACCTTGAGGGAGCTGACTGGCCAGCTAAAGTTGTTGCTTTTGCCCCCAAGCAGTTATTCATTTGGCGGCGTTGCTCACCAGCAGAGATGATTTAG
- a CDS encoding STELLO glycosyltransferase family protein, which translates to MAVTSASIVITSIFAPTKAVKKFASLPNYKLIVAGDKKSPSDWSEANVTYLSVQDQEAGGFEMATKLPYNHYGRKMIGYLHAIQQGAEVIVDTDDDNIPYEGWQFPAMEGEFATSPGNKGFVNIYKNFTSHHIWPRGYPLDLILNQDHNLKEEELSKQAATIGIWQGLADSDPDVDAIYRLVDNTEVYFDKRAPIVLAEGTLCPFNSQNTAVRRELFPLLYLPAYVTFRFTDILRGLVAQPILWAHGYRLGFTEATVIQERNPHDYVKDFESEIPCYLHPNKVIAAVEGAIDKQATVGENLLRAYEALEREQIVTSNEIELLKLWLADLKKLGF; encoded by the coding sequence ATGGCTGTCACATCTGCGAGCATTGTAATCACCTCTATTTTTGCACCAACAAAAGCAGTAAAAAAGTTCGCTTCTCTACCCAATTATAAGTTGATAGTGGCCGGTGATAAAAAATCGCCCTCAGATTGGTCGGAGGCGAATGTGACTTACCTTTCCGTACAGGACCAGGAGGCCGGCGGTTTTGAAATGGCGACTAAGTTGCCTTACAATCACTATGGCCGCAAAATGATAGGGTACTTGCATGCAATACAGCAAGGCGCAGAGGTGATTGTAGACACCGATGATGACAATATCCCATACGAGGGCTGGCAGTTTCCCGCCATGGAAGGAGAATTTGCTACTTCACCTGGCAATAAGGGATTTGTAAATATTTATAAGAATTTCACTAGTCATCATATCTGGCCCAGAGGCTATCCGTTGGATCTTATTCTAAACCAGGACCACAACCTGAAAGAAGAGGAGCTGTCTAAGCAGGCTGCTACTATTGGCATCTGGCAGGGGCTAGCAGATAGTGATCCAGACGTAGATGCTATCTACCGCTTGGTTGATAATACGGAGGTATACTTCGACAAGCGCGCTCCTATTGTGTTGGCAGAAGGTACACTTTGCCCTTTTAACTCGCAAAACACTGCTGTACGGCGTGAACTGTTCCCGTTGCTGTACCTACCTGCTTATGTTACGTTCCGATTCACCGATATTCTGCGGGGGTTAGTTGCTCAGCCTATTTTATGGGCGCACGGTTATCGGTTAGGCTTTACGGAAGCTACCGTTATTCAGGAGCGTAATCCGCACGACTACGTTAAGGATTTTGAATCGGAGATTCCCTGCTATCTACACCCCAATAAAGTAATAGCCGCCGTAGAAGGTGCTATTGATAAACAAGCCACAGTAGGTGAGAATCTGCTGCGTGCCTACGAGGCTCTGGAACGTGAGCAAATCGTTACGAGCAATGAAATAGAATTGCTTAAGCTTTGGCTCGCTGACTTAAAGAAGCTTGGATTCTAA
- a CDS encoding DegT/DnrJ/EryC1/StrS family aminotransferase codes for MKIPFLSFSPQNTSIRTQVLDAVARVFDSQWYVLGESVKTFEAEYATYSDARHCIGVANGLDALHLALKALGVKEGDEVIVPSNTYIATWLAVSYVGATIVPVEPNIHTYNLDPAGVAAAITPRTRVIMPVHLYGQACEMDRIMELAQQHELHVVEDNAQAQGATFNGKKTGSFGSANGTSFYPGKNLGALGDAGAITTNDPALALHLATLRNYGSQRKYYNEVIGYNSRLDELQAAILSAKLPYLDEWTRQRQQIAAWYDQYLAGIPDVVLPVTAAGASHVYHLYVVRSPRRDALQAHLTAQGIGTLIHYPIPPHLQQAYAALDFKPDAFPLAQEIAATCLSLPLWPGMTEEEVQYVSAAIRAF; via the coding sequence ATGAAAATTCCCTTTCTTTCTTTTTCTCCTCAGAATACATCTATCCGCACGCAGGTTTTAGATGCCGTAGCACGGGTCTTCGACTCGCAATGGTATGTGCTGGGCGAGTCGGTGAAGACGTTTGAAGCAGAATACGCTACCTATTCGGATGCTCGTCATTGTATCGGAGTTGCGAATGGATTGGATGCGCTACACTTAGCACTAAAAGCGCTGGGTGTTAAGGAGGGGGATGAGGTAATCGTACCATCCAATACTTATATCGCTACCTGGTTAGCTGTGTCTTATGTAGGCGCCACTATTGTACCTGTAGAACCCAATATACATACCTATAATCTTGATCCGGCTGGCGTGGCAGCGGCTATTACGCCTCGTACCCGTGTTATTATGCCGGTTCACCTCTACGGACAGGCCTGCGAGATGGACCGTATTATGGAGCTGGCGCAGCAGCACGAGCTCCATGTGGTAGAAGACAACGCACAGGCCCAGGGTGCTACTTTCAATGGCAAGAAGACCGGTAGTTTCGGTAGTGCTAATGGCACAAGTTTCTACCCTGGTAAAAATTTGGGCGCCTTAGGCGATGCTGGGGCCATTACGACTAACGATCCTGCACTTGCTCTTCATCTGGCGACGCTACGTAACTACGGTTCACAGAGAAAATATTACAACGAAGTTATCGGGTATAATTCTCGCCTCGACGAGTTACAGGCCGCGATATTAAGCGCGAAGCTACCCTATTTAGATGAGTGGACGCGGCAGCGGCAGCAGATAGCTGCCTGGTACGATCAATACCTAGCTGGCATTCCAGATGTAGTGCTGCCTGTTACGGCTGCTGGGGCCAGCCACGTGTATCATCTATATGTAGTGCGCAGTCCACGCCGTGATGCTCTGCAGGCTCATTTAACAGCACAGGGTATTGGTACACTTATTCACTACCCTATTCCTCCTCACCTGCAACAAGCCTATGCGGCGTTAGACTTCAAGCCAGACGCATTCCCGCTGGCACAGGAAATAGCCGCTACTTGTCTAAGCTTGCCTTTATGGCCGGGCATGACAGAAGAAGAGGTACAGTATGTAAGTGCCGCTATACGCGCGTTCTAA
- a CDS encoding ABC transporter ATP-binding protein, with protein MSNIAIKVEGLGKQYRLGEIGTGTISNDLNRWWSRMRGKEDPFAKIGEVNDRTVKGNSDYVWALRDISFDVKAGEVLGIVGRNGAGKSTMLKILSKVTAPSTGKIKIQGRIASLLEVGTGFHPDLTGRENVYLNGAILGMSKGEINRKFDEIVDFSGVERYIDTPVKRYSSGMYVRLAFAVSAFLEPEILIVDEVLAVGDAEFQKKCLGRMKDVSRNDGRTILFVSHSMAAVKNICTTGILMKNGQLAFQGTADEVVDYYITNFLQFNSDTKVDLLGAPREYDLSRTIEFKSIEFLEPVENNMYSTGEDIVLLVTLKSKVDRDAFRLGFSINKLDESPVGTFFSGEELSIRKNEEKNFIVRIKNHQLAKGQYYISMSTGIGNELTGTTEYDIVLKTLFFEIAYKDLLKTQMMTLWHSEWGYVNFKNVEIKSL; from the coding sequence ATGAGCAATATTGCCATAAAAGTAGAAGGGTTAGGCAAGCAGTACCGACTCGGTGAGATTGGCACCGGGACGATCAGTAACGACTTGAACCGATGGTGGTCACGTATGCGGGGGAAAGAAGACCCGTTTGCCAAAATTGGGGAGGTAAATGACCGCACTGTCAAAGGCAACAGTGACTATGTATGGGCCCTGCGTGATATTAGTTTTGACGTAAAAGCAGGTGAGGTGCTAGGCATTGTGGGTCGCAACGGTGCGGGCAAATCTACCATGCTTAAGATTTTGTCGAAAGTAACGGCCCCTTCTACCGGCAAAATAAAAATTCAAGGTCGCATCGCCTCTTTGCTGGAAGTAGGCACCGGGTTTCATCCTGACTTGACCGGCCGGGAAAACGTGTACCTGAACGGGGCCATTCTAGGCATGTCGAAAGGCGAGATTAATCGCAAGTTTGATGAGATAGTAGACTTTTCCGGGGTGGAGCGCTACATCGACACGCCCGTGAAGCGCTATTCGTCCGGCATGTACGTGCGGCTAGCCTTTGCTGTGTCGGCGTTTCTGGAACCTGAAATTTTGATTGTAGATGAGGTTTTGGCCGTCGGTGATGCAGAGTTTCAGAAGAAGTGCCTGGGTCGGATGAAGGACGTGAGCCGTAATGATGGGCGCACCATTTTATTTGTAAGCCACAGCATGGCGGCCGTAAAAAACATCTGCACGACCGGGATTTTAATGAAGAACGGGCAGTTGGCTTTTCAAGGCACAGCCGATGAAGTAGTGGACTATTATATCACAAACTTCCTACAATTCAATAGCGATACCAAGGTAGATTTGCTGGGAGCGCCCCGTGAGTACGACCTGTCCCGAACCATCGAATTTAAATCCATTGAGTTTCTGGAGCCGGTTGAGAACAACATGTACTCAACCGGTGAAGACATTGTGCTGCTGGTGACTCTAAAAAGTAAAGTTGACCGTGACGCTTTCCGGCTGGGGTTCTCCATCAATAAGCTCGACGAAAGCCCAGTGGGCACATTCTTTTCGGGAGAAGAGCTGTCTATCCGCAAAAACGAGGAAAAAAACTTTATCGTCCGCATCAAAAATCATCAACTGGCCAAAGGGCAGTATTACATCAGTATGTCAACCGGTATCGGTAACGAGTTGACGGGGACTACGGAGTACGATATCGTGCTGAAAACCTTGTTCTTCGAAATAGCTTACAAAGATTTGCTTAAAACCCAGATGATGACCTTGTGGCACTCGGAGTGGGGCTATGTAAACTTTAAGAACGTTGAAATAAAGTCTTTGTAA